From the Companilactobacillus ginsenosidimutans genome, the window AAGCAATCAAACTTGACGTGAGAACCAAAGTAAGTGTTTGAGTCATATCACGCCAGAAATCTAAGTTCCAAATCATTAGCAGTCCCAGAAATTCAAAAATTAATAGAGACCATTTTTGATTATTACGGTTAACATAGAAAGTTAGTGCTAATACGATAACGATGAACAACCAAATAGGTATAATATCGAATACCCATTGAAAGGCATTGTTAATTGCACCGATGAAATTCGTTACTGCATTGAAGAATCCAGTAAATTGAACGAGCCAATCTACGAAATTATCTATCCAATGAGCTAATGGAAGTTGTGGAATATTAGTCAATATCTTTCACCTCGTTTCCAGCAAGGGCACCTAGAACGGCACCACGAACAATGATTCCAAGTAATTGATGCTTGTCATTTGTAACAGCAATTGGAATACCTGTGTGAGAAATATCATCCATTAAGTCGGAGATTGGCTTATTCTCATGTGTTGTTGGTACGTCTGGGTTAACTACCGAGCGCAAATCGCTACTGTTATTTCTTATTAAACTAATAACATCCTTAGCATCAACGACACCGAGAAGTTTTCTAGTATTGTCAATAACATAGGCATTAGAAACTTCATTATTACGCATACGTTTCAAGGTCAAACGTGGACCAGCTTTGTCTACATTAATTGTCACTGGACGAATCATAACGTTTCCAGCAGTAAGAACCTTACTACGGTCAACATTTTCAATAAAGTTTTCAACATATTCATTTGCTGGATGTGTCAAAATATCTTCAGGTGTACCAGTTTGAACAACTTCACCATCACGCATAATCATGATACGATCGCCTATTTTTAAGGCTTCATTTAAATCATGAGAAATAAAGATGATAGTCTTTTGCATATTTTCTTGCAGATCAAGTAATTGATCTTGCATATCGCTTCTATTTAATGGATCAAGCGCACTAAAAGCCT encodes:
- a CDS encoding quaternary amine ABC transporter ATP-binding protein; this encodes MTVKVEVKNLTKIFGRHVNRAKELLKKGETKPDILKETGATVGVDQANFEINDGEIFVIMGLSGSGKSTLIRMINRLIEPTDGEVLIDGENLMTMDKKTLRDVRRKKMSMVFQSFGLLPNRTVLENAEYGLEIQGVDKDERIKKAKTALDQVGITGYDDEYPSQLSGGMQQRVGLARALANDPQILLMDEAFSALDPLNRSDMQDQLLDLQENMQKTIIFISHDLNEALKIGDRIMIMRDGEVVQTGTPEDILTHPANEYVENFIENVDRSKVLTAGNVMIRPVTINVDKAGPRLTLKRMRNNEVSNAYVIDNTRKLLGVVDAKDVISLIRNNSSDLRSVVNPDVPTTHENKPISDLMDDISHTGIPIAVTNDKHQLLGIIVRGAVLGALAGNEVKDID